The proteins below come from a single Stomoxys calcitrans chromosome 1, idStoCalc2.1, whole genome shotgun sequence genomic window:
- the LOC106090045 gene encoding uncharacterized protein LOC106090045, producing MNGKTKRHPTSLALILFFLHNHMMCHALYIEDIMQHLNAEYGFQTNLMIDLTGNEHTWEFQEKSLESKVPKILITHLDATTSNLYKLFNMEILSIVRMDVMHLNLTLKLMDKLLWRRHYTKIIVDFHGEGAKDANNELPYIFHRFWQQGHGSVLLHWRNATYTYTPYPSIQVHSVANLWDFQKLWQIRNFQQYLFKIPFMEFPPRCFSYRNRKGSLIRTGIYYKIVEAFIKNYNGSMEFEFLDIWSMGLNREHANDKVRNGGFHFIPTQMIASEMYERSDAFHLGKNYFIVPASKEIKQSLYLLVCFNPYMWMMVALLLLILFLFIVVVNYRKYGKGNLVDSLFHAFKIIIFIYDEVFVGKTLFNFMLHLLFLIVGLFLTNSYVCNLSSMYTLRIYEPELKTLNDIRLTKLGIHVFGLDYDQFLALENMPSIVYDRMFVGNDTEFFVNRQKLQLMNIYMGGDDVIDYLFFQQLYMRKPLAKYIPEPMYTLLYTITMPHRSPFIEFFNRYLSYLKDSGIVNKFKMDSQWDGVISSSLKFLQDPITNRSMSMAYLQYGFVIWIIGMFTGSFTFMCELCCCKSSII from the coding sequence ATGAATGGTAAAACAAAACGCCATCCAACAAGCCTTGCACTTATCCTATTTTTCCTTCATAATCATATGATGTGCCATGCACTTTACATTGAGGATATTATGCAACACTTGAATGCGGAATATGGATTTCAAACTAATTTGATGATTGATTTGACTGGCAACGAGCACACATGGGAGTTTCAGGAAAAATCTTTAGAAAGTAAAGTTCCGAAGATACTAATAACCCATTTGGATGCGACAACCAGTAATTTGTATAAGCTCTTCAATATGGAAATTCTAAGCATAGTTCGCATGGATGTGATGCATCTGAATCTTACTCTTAAGCTCATGGATAAGTTGCTGTGGCGTCGTCATTATACCAAAATTATTGTGGACTTTCATGGGGAAGGTGCGAAGGATGCAAACAACGAATTGCCCTATATTTTCCACAGATTTTGGCAACAAGGTCATGGCTCAGTGTTGCTGCATTGGCGCAATGCCACCTACACCTACACGCCCTATCCCAGCATTCAAGTGCATTCGGTGGCAAACCTTTGGGATTTTCAAAAGCTTTGGCAAATACGCAATTTTCAGCAGTACCTATTTAAGATACCCTTCATGGAGTTTCCACCACGCTGCTTTAGCTACCGCAATCGCAAAGGTAGTCTGATAAGGACGGGCATCTACTACAAAATAGTAGAGGCATTCATAAAGAACTACAATGGCAGCATGGAGTTTGAATTCTTAGACATTTGGAGCATGGGACTGAACCGTGAACATGCCAATGACAAGGTGAGAAATGGAGGATTTCATTTCATACCAACGCAAATGATTGCTAGTGAAATGTACGAAAGAAGCGATGCTTTTCACTTGGGGAAAAACTATTTTATAGTCCCCGCCAGCAAGGAGATCAAACAAAGTCTATATCTATTAGTTTGCTTTAATCCTTATATGTGGATGATGGTGGCCTTGCTGCTCTTAATCCTTTTcctatttattgttgttgtcaaTTATCGCAAGTATGGAAAAGGAAACTTAGTCGATTCGCTTTTTCATGCCTTCAAgatcataatttttatatacgATGAAGTTTTCGTGGGCAAGACACTTTTCAATTTTATGCTGCACCTGCTGTTTCTTATCGTTGGATTATTTCTGACCAACAGCTATGTCTGCAACCTCTCCAGCATGTATACATTGCGCATATATGAGCCCGAGTTGAAGACCTTGAATGACATAAGACTAACTAAGTTAGGCATCCATGTGTTCGGTTTGGACTACGATCAGTTTTTGGCCCTAGAAAACATGCCGTCCATCGTCTATGATCGCATGTTTGTGGGAAATGATACCGAATTCTTCGTTAATCGTCAGAAATTGCAACTGATGAATATTTACATGGGTGGCGATGACGTCATCGATTATTTGTTTTTCCAGCAGCTGTATATGAGGAAGCCCTTGGCTAAATATATACCTGAGCCTATGTACACCTTGCTCTATACCATAACGATGCCGCATCGTTCACCCTTTATTGAGTTCTTCAATCGCTACTTATCCTATCTGAAGGACAGTGGAATCGTGAACAAATTTAAGATGGACAGCCAATGGGATGGTGTGATAAGCTCGTCTCTTAAATTCCTCCAGGATCCCATAACAAATCGTTCCATGTccatggcctatttgcaatatGGTTTTGTTATTTGGATTATTGGAATGTTTACGGGATCTTTTACGTTTATGTGTGAACTTTGTTGCTGTAAGAGcagtattatttaa